The genome window GCGCGTGCCGGGGTCGTGGGAGATTCCGGTCGTGGTGCGTCGCATTGCGGAGAAAAAGTCCGTCAATGGCATCATTGCATTGGGTGCGGTGATTCGCGGATCGACGCCGCATTTCGATTATGTTGCGGCGGAGGTGACCAAGGGGATAGCTCAGGTATCGTTGCAGACGGGCGTGCCGGTGGCCTTTGGGGTATTGACGACGGACACGATCGAGCAAGCGATTGAGCGAGCTGGGACGAAGGCTGGGAACAAGGGTTGGGAGGCGGCGGTGAGTGTCATTGAAATGGTATCGCTCGCGTCGGCGCTCGACGTGGCAGGATTCTGAGTGAAATTGTAGGTATGGGAGCTCGAACGACTGGCCGCGAGGCTGCACTACAGATGTTATTTTCGCTCGAGAGTGGTGGGTCGATCGAGCGGGTGATGATGCATTTTTGGCGCTTGACGCCTGGGGATCCGAGGGCGCGACTATGCGGACGCGCTTGCTCGGCGTGGCGGACGAGCTATCGCGCGTGGACGACATGATTCGCAAGGCGAGCGTGAATTGGCGTCTCGAGCGGATGGCGCGGGTGGATCGGAACATCTTGCGAATTGGTGCGTGGGAATTGTCGCATAGCACGGACGTGCCGCGCGCGGTCATCATTGATGAAGGCGTGGAGCTTGCAAAACGGTTTGGCACGGAAGATTCGTCGGCATTCGTGAATGGGGTGCTGGACAGGATTGCCGAAGACTTGGGTCGCATTGACAATGACCCTGGTGCGAAGAAGGAAAAGCGGTCGGAGCCGCCGCCGGGTCGGCAAGGGAAGCGGTCAGGGAAGCGGGGGTGAGGGGCGGGAGTCGCGGTGGTGATCGGTGTGCTGTTTCGTGTTATGCGGTCCCCGACTGCTTTCAATACGCGCATTGCTGGCAGAACTGCGGCACCCAATCGTGCAGCCGTGCTGGCAGGGCTTCACATCCGACATTCGCACGCCCACTTCGGAGTAATGCCTCCCACAACACGATCACGCGCAGTCCGGTACGCGAAACGTGCGCACTGGATATGTCACGCCTGCGCAGTGGGTCTCCAGCCGTATGCAGTCGGTGGTTCGCACGTGATCATTGTGTGTCGAGGCACATGAGCTGCGTATGTTGAATGCTCGCAATGCGTATTCGAGGCGTGGGTATTGGATGGGAAGCGTGCAAGCACTGGCAAGACGGTGGATCCGGGAGCTGGTGATGGCGACGCGTTAGGCTTCGGGCGCTAGGGGAGCGGCTGGAGCTGCTTCACTGGTGGCTTTTCGGCCCATGGAGAACATGCGTCGAGTGGCAATGGGCAAGAGTCGTGGAATCGAAGCGTCTCGTTCGTGTGCGCGATTGAAGATGCGCATGACCCGTTCCATGTACGCGAGGCACGTTCCGTCTTGATGGTCGAGGTTGCCTTGGCTGATGGTGCCTCGCGTTCGCGCGCGCCGGAGGCTTGTTCGCCGGTCGATTTCACGGCGTTGGCAATGGTTTCGATGGCATTCAATTCACTTGCGTTGACGCCGCCGTCCGTGAGCTGTCGGGCCGCGCGCGATTGCGGCGTCGATAGCACTTCTTGGGCGAGTTTGACCAGCGAATGGAGTGACGTGGCGAGGGATTCGTGGTCGGTGACGGTGGCGCGCGCGGCGATGATGCGCGCTTCGAGGCCTGGGACCAAGGTTTCGACGCCCTGGAGCGCCACGAAGAGGCGATCGCGTTCATCGATACCTTGGGCATAGGTTTGATCGGCAATGGCGATGGCGGCTGCGCGGTTGGCTTCGCGTTCTTCGGCATTCGAATCGCGGGCGGCGAGCATGTCGGCCAGTTTTTGCCCGAATGGACCATGACTTGTAGCAATGGCCAGGAGAAACCCAGCAAATGCCGCTTTTGAGCAGGGGTTGCATGGTTCCAGAATTCGGCGGCGACACCACCAATGCGAACGAGATCGGTAAGGATCTTTTCGCTGCGAATTTTCGCTCCGCGTTCGACGAGGTCGCTCGAAGGCAGGTCGAGCGCATACAGGTCGGCATCTTCGGACGAAGGCGCCGGGACGATGGCGAGCAGCGAGGTCCAGGTGTGGGTTGGTGATTGGTATGACATGAGCGGACCCTAACCGAATGTGGACAAGATTGCAAGAATGAAAAGTGCGACTGCGAAGCGGCCGGGCGCTCCGGATTCGATGGGGCGTGCGCGTGTGGATGTGGGGGCATCATGTAACATGAATCACATCAATACTTCGTAGAACACCGTTCTCCTGCGCGGCGCATATTTGCAAGAATCCATCTTCTCGTTCGGCTGGTGCCATGGTATGCGCCAGCTGTTTTTACCAAACCAGCGTTCGCACAGCGAATGAGCGAGGGATGATGCGCCAAATGCTCAAATTACGATCGCCCAGCATCGAGACATCACCACGATGCGAACTCACCGACTCAGGAGTCGAGTATTGGGTGGACTGATGCTGTCGTTGCTCGTTGGAGGACTTGCGACGGTCGCCGCTTCGTGTGCGGACAGTCCACCTGGGGGTGGTGATACGCCCGTCTCGGCTCAGGGCAGCGAAGCGACACACCGGCAACCTCGCCGGCGCACGCGCCGCACGTGTCGGCGCCGCTCGACCTGGCTGGTGTCATGCGGCGCGTTCATTTCTCGTTTCGGCGTGATGACGCAGGTTCGTTTTCGGGTGGGCACACGTCGTACGAAGTTCGGACGTCGGCTGGAGGCATTTCGGTCACACCAGGGCGCACGGACTTGGCGCGGGATCCGAAGACGAATACGTTGCCCGCTGAGGCGATCGGAGCACCTGCATATTTCGAAACGGTATCGATTGGCCGGGGCGCGGCACTTCATGACGCTCCGCTCAGCGAACCACGTGTTGCCGAGGACGGGCATTTGGTCCTTCCGCGCGGGGACGTCGACGAGCAATTCGAGAATACCGAAGAGGGCGTCGAGCAGCGTTATGCATTTGCGAAGCGGCCCGAGGGGCAAGGCGATCTGGTGATTCGCGTGCGCGTCTCTGGCGAGGAGTATACGGGAGAGACGGAGAACGGGCATCATTTCGTCGATCCTGCAACGGGCATTGGTTTGCGTTATGGTTTGGCGACGTGGATCGATGCGAAGGGCGAACGAAAAGCTTTGCGCGTCGACTATCGTGATGACGCGGGTGCATTGGAGTTGACGGTCCCCGAGGAGGTGGTCGAGGGAACAGCGTATCCGGCGGTGCTGGATCCGGTGATTTCGCCTGAGTTTGGCATGGATGAGCCGATTCAGGGATATGTGACTGACGATCAGCGTACGCCTGCGGTCGCATTCGATGGTACAAATTACATGGTGGTATGGCTCGACGAGCGCATGGGGACTCGAGAGGCCTACGGGGCAAAAGTTAGTTCGGCTGGAGTGGTGCTATCACCGGGAGCTTTTCTTGTTTCGGCCGCTGGCTCCGTGCTATACGGTTATCGACCGGGCATTGCCTTCAATGGGACGAATTTTCTCGCTGCATATAGTCGGACCGGTGGGGTTTGGGGTACTGTCGTATCAACTCGTATTTCCACAGCTGGTTCGGTCATCGGACCATACACGATTCTTGGCGATGGCCAATCTAGCGTTGATATTGCTTCTAACGGTTCGAATTTCCTCGTCGTCTGGAACATAGGTGACATCTACGGTCATATTGTGAATGCTGCCGGTGCGTCAGTTTCCCCCGGCAAGTTCACAATCGCCTCTGGCGCGCAAGATCAACACTCTGCATCGGTAACGTTTGATGGTACTAACTATTTTTCCGCGTGGCAGGAATCTGACGCGAGCGCAGACATCTATGGTGCCACAATATCGCCTATGGGTGCCGTGTCCTCGAAAATATACATTTCCAAAAGCGCATTCCACGAAACTTCTCCAGATGTTGGCTTTGATGGCGTCAACCGTTTTGTGGTCTGGGCGGACCGACGTGCGGGCAATGCGGACGTTTACGGGGCGCGAATCAGCAAGCAAGATACGCGGCTCGATCCACAAGGAATCGGCATTGTTATGGCCGATGGCGATCAGGATTATCCAACACTCGCGTTTGATGGTACACGGTACATCACTACATGGACAGATTCGTTCAATACCCCGTTACAGATTCAAGCGGCGCGGGTTCTTCCAAATGGTACGGTACTTGATGCGCCCGCCATTCAGGTTACTTCATCTGCGTCCACGCACCAGTCGTCGCGGATCGCATGCGGTGCGGCGAATTGCCTTGCTGTTTTTGAGGAAAATCGCTCGACGACCTGGGATATTTGGGGGGCGCGGATTAACAGCGCAACGGGTACAGTCGTCGATACAGATGGATTTGTCATTTCGACGACCGGCAACGCGCAGACTACACCCGCCGTTACATGGGGTGCCGGGCAATACCTAACGGTATGGGAAGATCGTCGTCCGTGGTTTCATACAGATATTTACGGTACGCGTATTGCGTTGGACGGCACAGTTCTCGATCCAAATGGCATTGCCATTGCTACTGCACCTGGCGATCAACTGACTCCGGCGGTAAACTGGAACGGCTCCGATTACGTAGTCGTTTGGGCCGATAAACGTAGCGGCACAACATCCGATATCTACGGCTCACGCGTGCAATCAAGCGGAGTTGTATTGGATCCCGGAGGATTACCCATCACCGCAGCAAGTGGTGATCAAATTGCACCTGCCGTTGAATTCGATGGCGCTAATCAGCTCGTCGTATGGCAGGATTCGAGAGCCGGCAATTGGAACATCTATGGCGCTCGTCTATCGCCGTCTATGTCAGTGCTCGATCCCAACGGGTTTGTCATTGAGGGGACGACAACATCTGGCACACGGCCAAAGCTTGCATTTGATGGCATGCAATACCTGGTCGTGTGGCACTCGAACCGCGCCAATCGCGTTCTGCCGTCGGGAGTAGTCCTGGACGGCAATGGATTTGTCCTCCCGAGCGGCCTCACGAACCCAGTCGTTGCCTATAATGGTCTCGATTTTCTAATCGCCGGCGGCAGCGGCAATATCGTGGGGACGCGTGTCACTGTGACCGGAAACGTCATTGATACATTGGGGTTTCCCATTGCAAC of Polyangiaceae bacterium contains these proteins:
- a CDS encoding 6,7-dimethyl-8-ribityllumazine synthase, which codes for MVVPAGAKFALVASRFNHFIVDRLVEGAIDAIVRHGGNAADVTIVRVPGSWEIPVVVRRIAEKKSVNGIIALGAVIRGSTPHFDYVAAEVTKGIAQVSLQTGVPVAFGVLTTDTIEQAIERAGTKAGNKGWEAAVSVIEMVSLASALDVAGF